A section of the Chryseobacterium ginsenosidimutans genome encodes:
- a CDS encoding YdeI/OmpD-associated family protein — MEKHSPKVDEYIEKSPDFAKSILNYLRETVHEFCPEAEEAIKWKFPTFMYKGKILCSIVSFKQYCSMGFWLHKEMKSIHEIETDVEKTNMFSLGKITKLENLPSKPHLKKIILEAMELTDMGVTMKKAAPNKTEAEVPEYFKNVLIQNKKTLEMFEKASPSFRKEYINWIIEAKTEATRNKRIEQAIEWISEEKGRNWKYERK, encoded by the coding sequence ATGGAGAAACACAGCCCAAAAGTTGATGAATATATTGAAAAGTCTCCGGATTTTGCAAAATCGATTTTAAACTATCTTCGCGAAACTGTTCACGAATTCTGCCCCGAAGCAGAAGAAGCAATCAAATGGAAATTCCCGACTTTCATGTACAAAGGGAAAATTCTTTGTTCTATAGTTTCGTTTAAACAATACTGCAGCATGGGCTTCTGGCTACACAAGGAAATGAAATCGATACATGAAATCGAAACTGATGTTGAAAAAACCAATATGTTCTCTTTAGGAAAGATCACAAAGCTCGAAAACCTTCCGTCTAAACCTCATCTTAAAAAAATTATTTTAGAAGCAATGGAGTTGACGGATATGGGAGTTACAATGAAAAAAGCAGCTCCGAATAAAACTGAAGCTGAAGTACCAGAATATTTTAAGAATGTCTTAATTCAAAATAAAAAAACACTGGAAATGTTTGAAAAAGCATCTCCTTCTTTCAGGAAAGAATATATCAATTGGATCATTGAAGCAAAAACGGAAGCAACAAGAAATAAAAGAATAGAACAGGCAATAGAATGGATTTCTGAAGAAAAAGGAAGAAACTGGAAATATGAAAGAAAGTGA
- a CDS encoding Y-family DNA polymerase — MYALVDCNNFFVSCERTLDPSLENKPVVVLSNNDGCVVSRSKEAKDLGIPMAAPAFKYKELFKEHDVKCFSAKFELYNFKSQQVIKIASSYVLEFETYSIDELFLNLTGFKYINIYDYCLDIRNRVKDEADIPVSIGIAPTKTLCKVANRIVKDFPEKFNGVYILDSPEKIEKALKWLNIGDVWGIGRKLAVKMHDNGVHKAWDLLQKPEIWVRKIMGIHGVRMINELKGIRQLELDSPSPKKSIAVTRSFMEMLTEKEDVRERVETYGIYCSERLRKQNMCCRMVTVFVQTNRFRKDLPEYRNAVTQILPNPTNSSILIGRVVNELFEAIFKDGFHYKKAGVIVNDFVPEDQRLISLFEEDMQNQHLPVMKAMDAMNKKFGKDKVRLGSMSGQNTFGRTQMSPEYEAFLKNNTLPEANFRFH; from the coding sequence ATGTACGCCTTAGTCGATTGCAATAATTTCTTCGTTTCATGTGAGAGGACGCTCGATCCTTCCCTTGAAAACAAACCCGTTGTGGTGCTTTCCAATAACGACGGATGTGTTGTGTCCCGAAGTAAAGAGGCAAAAGATCTGGGAATTCCGATGGCGGCACCTGCGTTTAAATACAAAGAACTTTTTAAAGAACATGATGTAAAATGTTTTTCGGCGAAATTTGAGTTGTATAATTTTAAAAGTCAGCAGGTCATTAAGATAGCTAGTTCTTATGTTTTAGAATTTGAAACATATAGCATAGATGAATTATTTTTAAATCTCACAGGCTTTAAATATATCAATATTTACGACTATTGTCTTGATATTCGGAATCGTGTAAAAGATGAAGCAGATATCCCGGTAAGTATTGGTATTGCTCCCACAAAAACGTTGTGCAAAGTTGCCAACAGAATTGTAAAAGATTTTCCTGAGAAATTTAATGGAGTTTATATTTTAGATAGTCCGGAAAAAATCGAAAAAGCACTAAAATGGCTGAATATTGGGGATGTTTGGGGAATAGGAAGGAAACTTGCCGTAAAAATGCATGACAATGGTGTCCATAAAGCCTGGGATCTGCTTCAGAAACCTGAAATATGGGTGCGGAAAATAATGGGAATTCATGGAGTGAGAATGATCAATGAACTGAAAGGAATCCGCCAGTTGGAATTAGATTCGCCTTCTCCCAAAAAATCAATTGCTGTTACCAGAAGCTTCATGGAAATGCTGACTGAAAAAGAAGATGTGCGTGAACGAGTGGAAACTTACGGGATCTATTGTTCGGAGCGCTTAAGAAAACAAAATATGTGTTGCAGAATGGTGACTGTTTTTGTTCAGACCAACCGTTTCAGAAAGGATTTGCCGGAATACAGAAATGCTGTAACTCAGATTCTCCCAAACCCTACAAACTCGTCGATTTTGATTGGCAGAGTAGTGAATGAGCTTTTCGAAGCCATTTTTAAAGATGGTTTTCATTATAAGAAAGCAGGCGTAATCGTTAATGATTTTGTTCCTGAAGATCAGCGGTTGATCAGCCTTTTTGAAGAAGATATGCAAAATCAGCACTTACCCGTGATGAAGGCCATGGATGCGATGAATAAAAAATTCGGAAAAGATAAAGTACGTCTCGGAAGTATGAGCGGACAAAACACTTTTGGCAGAACACAAATGTCTCCGGAATATGAAGCGTTTTTAAAAAACAACACGCTGCCTGAAGCAAATTTCAGGTTCCACTAA
- a CDS encoding M15 family metallopeptidase has product MDKVTLQRIEKLHPLVREEVKQIIKECDESLTGRAKVRITQGLRSFEDQEKLYAIGRITSGKKVTNAKAGQSIHNYGFAVDICMMIDGKVVSWDTAKDWDNDKVADWYECVKIFAKHGWEWGGNWKTFKDLPHFEKKNILTEKGLIKTNWRALAKMNRDKENYVII; this is encoded by the coding sequence ATGGATAAAGTGACTTTACAAAGAATTGAAAAACTTCATCCTCTCGTAAGAGAAGAAGTAAAACAAATTATTAAAGAATGTGATGAATCTCTCACAGGAAGAGCAAAAGTGAGAATTACACAAGGTCTGAGAAGTTTCGAGGACCAGGAAAAACTATATGCGATCGGAAGAATTACATCTGGAAAAAAAGTAACCAACGCCAAAGCCGGGCAAAGTATTCACAATTACGGGTTCGCTGTTGATATTTGTATGATGATAGATGGGAAAGTCGTCAGTTGGGACACGGCAAAAGATTGGGACAACGATAAAGTTGCCGATTGGTACGAATGCGTAAAAATCTTCGCAAAGCACGGTTGGGAATGGGGTGGAAACTGGAAAACTTTTAAAGACCTTCCGCATTTTGAAAAGAAGAATATTTTGACGGAAAAAGGCTTAATAAAAACGAACTGGAGAGCATTGGCAAAAATGAACCGGGATAAGGAAAATTATGTCATAATTTAA
- a CDS encoding patatin-like phospholipase family protein — MKKTTILSLDGGGIRGIITCIILRYIEEQLQFYDKPSAKLGDYFDMVAGSSTGGLIASIILCPDEHRKAKYSIQKGLELYAEKGGDIFQVSFWERLVNPFGLLNEKISQDELEKNLNDFFGNLELKELIKPCLITSYDIENRRAKLFNSWKASLSTDNFYVKDVCRATSAAPTYFTPVQIKSMYGQIFSLIDGGMFANNPALCAYAEARKIPFAEVLKNHQKANHPTVNDMLIVSIGTGIESRTYSFKKLEKAGKIGWVNPIIDILMSANAETVDYQVCQMFQTLGLRNQKNYYRLNPSLRNASPAMDNVKRWNIENLIQAGLSYIDDNREELNQIVQKLIKNKI, encoded by the coding sequence ATGAAAAAGACAACCATTCTTTCTTTAGACGGAGGCGGAATCAGGGGAATTATCACCTGTATTATTCTGCGTTACATAGAAGAGCAGCTGCAGTTTTATGATAAACCAAGTGCAAAACTTGGTGATTATTTTGACATGGTTGCGGGAAGCAGTACGGGAGGGTTGATTGCGTCAATCATTTTATGTCCCGATGAACACCGGAAGGCAAAATATTCGATCCAGAAAGGATTGGAATTATATGCTGAAAAAGGTGGTGATATATTTCAGGTTTCTTTTTGGGAGCGTTTAGTGAATCCCTTTGGATTGCTTAATGAAAAAATATCCCAAGACGAGCTTGAAAAAAATCTGAATGACTTTTTTGGAAATTTAGAATTAAAAGAATTAATAAAACCGTGTTTAATAACAAGTTATGATATAGAAAACAGAAGAGCAAAATTATTTAATTCGTGGAAAGCGAGTTTAAGTACAGATAACTTTTACGTAAAAGATGTCTGCAGAGCAACTTCAGCAGCTCCTACTTATTTTACGCCCGTTCAGATCAAATCGATGTATGGACAGATTTTCAGCTTAATTGATGGTGGAATGTTCGCTAATAATCCTGCTCTTTGTGCATATGCAGAAGCAAGGAAAATACCTTTCGCAGAAGTTCTCAAGAATCATCAAAAGGCAAATCATCCGACAGTTAATGATATGCTTATTGTCTCCATAGGAACAGGAATTGAATCCAGAACTTATTCTTTTAAAAAATTAGAAAAGGCAGGAAAAATAGGCTGGGTAAATCCTATTATTGATATATTAATGTCTGCCAATGCCGAAACTGTTGATTATCAAGTTTGTCAGATGTTTCAGACATTGGGACTAAGAAATCAAAAAAACTACTATCGACTAAATCCTTCGTTGAGAAACGCTTCTCCTGCAATGGATAATGTGAAACGATGGAATATTGAAAATCTTATACAGGCAGGATTAAGTTATATTGATGACAACAGAGAAGAATTGAATCAAATTGTACAGAAACTGATCAAAAATAAAATATAA
- a CDS encoding DUF2589 domain-containing protein has protein sequence MSLVSELNSLDFSVYIGGPLQAAVKAQQDASISQVNFIKEVGFIPATAAVSGGASAVPAQLRYVDFNYQKSVPNPLYDPTVTGSLPTKDANVSLKVPFLTMLTIPALRIDEITIDFNAKLNSVETQAVSSEFAGNASVSGKIWKVKFNASASYKKTNSSTSTTEKSYTLGVHVRAVNDELPAGLARILDMLEDGIGSTTT, from the coding sequence ATGTCATTAGTATCAGAATTAAACAGTTTAGATTTCAGCGTTTACATTGGCGGTCCTTTGCAGGCAGCAGTAAAAGCACAACAAGATGCTTCCATCTCACAGGTAAACTTCATAAAAGAAGTTGGTTTTATCCCTGCAACGGCGGCCGTTTCAGGTGGTGCATCTGCTGTTCCGGCCCAGTTAAGGTATGTGGATTTCAATTACCAAAAATCTGTTCCGAATCCATTATATGACCCAACTGTAACCGGTTCATTGCCTACAAAAGACGCGAATGTTTCTCTGAAAGTTCCTTTCCTTACGATGCTTACAATTCCTGCGTTGAGAATTGATGAAATCACTATTGATTTCAATGCTAAATTAAATTCGGTAGAAACTCAAGCTGTTTCAAGTGAATTTGCAGGAAACGCTTCTGTAAGCGGGAAGATTTGGAAGGTTAAATTCAATGCCTCTGCTTCGTACAAAAAGACTAACTCCAGTACATCTACAACGGAAAAATCATACACTTTAGGTGTTCATGTAAGAGCCGTAAATGATGAATTACCGGCTGGTCTTGCCAGAATTCTGGATATGTTGGAAGACGGTATTGGTAGTACTACTACTTAA